The following DNA comes from Vigna radiata var. radiata cultivar VC1973A chromosome 4, Vradiata_ver6, whole genome shotgun sequence.
aatctgaaatatattttttaattttagattgtCCAATCTAAGGAAGATTTTCTGATTGAAAAATCTGAAAtagatttttgaattttataaccTGGAATCCAATCCATAAACAATTTGGACATTTTCCCACAACTATAAAGGTGCAGGAAGGAAGTATAAAGGTGCTATAAGAAATTGTAGAGAAGCAAATGCCAACAGAGCCAATGAACCATTGACGCAATGGAGAGATTGAACACGTTCATGCAGTAATTCTTGTTGTAGATTCTTCATCTAATTAtgcaattattttttctctagCCGGTTGTTCATTTAATTATTCGGTTCCGTGCCTTATCAAGTATTAACTGTATGTATGTTACGGAGATTACTCTGGTAAATTAAAGTATCATTGTCcacaaatgaaaatgaatagtAATGTCGATCAATCGCACGAGCAATGTAACTGGAACAACCCCACCAACACATAAGAAGTGACCCTTTTCAACTCTTTTGTCTTTGTCAAAATTCTGTAGCACAGCACAGCATTGTATGTCATTCCGTCTCTGTTAAGGTTTGTTCATTTGATAGGACCTATCCTTGATGAGTGAAGTGAATGTATATTTGTCGTGTCCATTAAAGTTAAGCTACATTCCTCTTTTCTAcaagaaataaataagttagttaataatatcattaatttaaattctatttttaaatattcgaTCAAATAATATAAGTACTAAGTTTTAACGATATTGCAAGTTACTTAAGAGTTTTACACTTTTCAAATAGTCTGACTAACACTTTCTGACGAATGAATCTTTATTTTGTTACATAAATGCATCTATTTGCAAGACTAATGTGAAAACATTTCATTAATACATTCCACAATAAGCAAAAGATATAGAAATGAATAAGCAATTTATATACTCTCAAAGTTGATTcatatttcttataataaacTCGTTTGTTTCTTTATAAGGCACTGGGGAATGTTAAGTAGGGTGTAGCTAATAAGATTAAAGAAGTGAACAGAAACCTTGTTCTTTCCGTTTGATTTTGTCGATGAGGTGTAGTAAGTAGGTTTGATGAATAAAATAGGAAGCTTTTGATTGCGGTTTGTGGCATGTCTTCACTTTTTGAATGGGCGTGTCTTTTTTCgtccaaattttttatatattgactatgcaaaagaaaaattcaaaaagaatcATACATTTTTGTTAGAAGTCCTatatcgactagaaataagataagatcaatttataatatataagtggatacaAACCTTACcttaagttagacttaaaattcacttcttaacatgatatcagtTATGATTAAAACTTATCTTATCGATATTTGTTATCTATTAGACATCTTGTTTTATTCGTTATTAGACTGTTATGAGATCATCTATTAATGTCTAGATGATGTTCGGTTTTATATAgttaagttagacttaaagtctatTTTTTAACGCAtcttaataatacaaaaaatactcaaataattatttataaagtagTGAAGGTAGAGTAGTAGATTATTAttagcattattattattattatttaaaaataatattgatgtAAGATGTGGTAGGGAGGGATAAGGAATTAGGTAGTGCGGTGGAAGATagtgaataaataaatagaaggaaaagaaagaagatgaataGAAGAAGAGGGGAGTGTCCCATGAGCACGAGGTTGtcatcatctctttcttttttgtccacacacacacaacacaacaaaacacATAACACAGTCAATAAACGTCTCTTTACTCAATTCATATCCCATCGCAATTCGCAATGCAATCGATACTACCCATTGCCTTTTCCTCCCTTACTAATTATCACCACTAATATTCTTATCATCTTCACACCTTTTTACTTCTATATCATCAACTTCATTAATCACATATTATCCAAATTATTTCCaacttttcaattattttactttcaaatttttaaaaataaaaaaaatataatcgttttaattcaataacatcatatttttcttacaatattAACTTGGTAATAccgttttatatataaaaaaagcttaatataattaaattaaaatttatttttaaagacaaaaatatatgaaagtttgTATCAATATATGTGTTAgcattgttaatatttttaaacggtaaaataaatttattgaccCTACgttatcaatatatttaattcttaaaactatatattaattttttattgtatttttctcAGGATTTATAGCGTTTCTTTTGAACCtagtattaaaataagaaatataactGGCTTCTTAATgagatattaaatatttatatagatattttaattatttttgtttggaaGCACAGGGTACAGAAAGAAACCCTTTAATCTCATTTATTGCTTTATTCTTTGGCTCagaattttatattgatatattaaGGTAACCGTGTTTCTTTCGTGTCTTCGTTCTCCTTTCTGTTCCTACAACGAATGCTCGGACACATTGCAATAATCTGTTGAAAAGGGTTGAACTTGGACGCACGAAAGACACCATGTCCAACCATGATGACATGAACCCTTTTGATCAAATGGACGAAGACGAtttctttgatgaaattgattACCAAAACCATGGTGGGGATGCTGCTCTTGATGAATATGAAatggtttgtttttttttcatttcatattctctttttaggtttgcttttttatttttaatttttagttgttttatgtATCTATTCATTGAACTGAGagggagttttttttttttttttttgtgtgtgtttggtGATTGGAACAGCTTACTAAGGTGACTGATACATCAGCTGCTCAGGCAAGAAAGGGAAAGGACATTCAGGGAATTCCATGGGAGAGGTTGAACATATCAAGGGAAAGGTACAGGTTGACAAGGCTTGAGCAATACAGAAATTTTGAGAACATTCTTACATCTGGGGATGCTGTGGACAAGGTCTTTtcctttctgtttcttctttgCCCTTTTTTATTGTCCTTTGTTTAGGGTTGTTGGGAGGAGGGAAATAGGAGTGAATTCGTTTGACTAAATGTTTTGATGttcaaagtttatttatttatttatttatttttctcctaTTTCGGGTCCCAGGAGTCCAAGCAAATGGAGAAGGGTGGCAACTACTATGAATTCTTCTATAACACAAGAATGGTTAAGCCTACCATCCTTCATTTTcaggtttgttgactttttcaTTTGGTGATGCACCTAGTTATTTTTCTGCGATTTGAATGGCTGATTACCTTTGCTTTAACATGACTTGAAAGTTGAAACATGAGCGTGTGCAAGTATATTTGTTGTTTGGGTTGTTTCCTGTGTTATATAATTAACCAAATGTTATGGATTGTGTGTGGCTGTACTTCTTGTACATTGATTTTCTTCGTGGACATTGAGAAACAACAGTCCTGTAGAAGATGGATTGggtttgttttatattatatatcaaataaaagtaaCACAAGCATGTGTCCATTTTCATTGGACACAACGGTTCTGTTTCTCTGTATAGTTTGTGGTCTTACAAAAGTAGGTTTGCATTCCTTACCTAAATGATTTTCAAGCTTAATCTAATGGATTTTACTGAAGAAGGAAAAAGTCTTCCCTAGTGACATTTTTTTGTGACATGCAGCTGAGAAACTTGGTATGGGCAACTTCAAAGCATGATGTCTACCTTGTCTCCAACTACTCAGTTAATCACTGGTCATCTATAAGTGGTACCTTGTCCGAGATAATCAATTTTGCGGGGCACGTGGCCCCTACGGAGGTAATGCAGTCTCTTACACAATCTTGTTCATCTATAAAGATAGAGGAATTGAAATGTTATTTGGGTCTTTTCGGTGCTTTATGAATGCAAGACTTATTCGGAACCTACAGTTGATCAGTATACATGTATGGTTAATGAATCAGAGAAGTTATCATGGTTCTTTTAGAAAACGATTTAGTTGAGAGCGCAAATTATAACGAATTTTATACTAGAACACAATCTAAATGGCTTCAGCATTGCTTTATTTAAGTATACATATCTTATTTCTTTGCTTTACTTAACTGTGCATTCTTTGGTCTTGTAGAGACATGTAGGAAATTTGTTGGAAGGATTTTCTCAGACCCAGATTAGCACATTGGCTGTCAAGGATAAACTTCTTGTTGCTGGTGGCTTCCAAGGAGAGCTTACTTGTAAGGTGAGTCCACATGATTTATGCTTCCGATACTCTGTTAAAAGATGAATGactttgtattattaataatatatttatatattgctTGAACATCTATCCATTGGAAGACATTAAATTTTCTTGAATGTGCGGGTTGCTGTGAATAAATTCTcccatttaaaatatatggcAGGTGGTCATAAAGGGCTACGTGTTCATTAAAAGAATAGCAGGTTATCAATATGGAATCAATGCTATGTAGGGTTTTGTTGATAGCTGGTCCTTTGCATTAAGTTACTAAAAGTTTGTGTGTTAACTCACTCTTATTGTGCAAAAATTTCATCttttgatatgatttttatatgttCTAAAGAGGGAAACATTTTTGTTAGATTTCATTTTCTGTTAGATTCCCTGTTAAATATTGTTGAACTTTGACTTTGAGGACTGGTATATAGATTTACTAGAGAATCTTATGAACAAAAGATCTGTTTGGATCAGTTAGGCTCAAAAAAGTGTTTCTtgatattcatttttgttttactgATAATTGCTGGAATACCATCCtattttcactttaaaattaCTACCTCTACTTGTGAGGAGCTTGGTCTCCCTTATTTCTAAACTCTTGTTTCTATCATAATTCACAATAACTTCTCAATCAAGCTCAACTTAATCACTAGGCTTAACTTGTAGTTAATCACCCTTCTTTTTTTGGGGGTCAAACCTTCCTTTGTTTGCACATCTTGCGTAGATATTTCGGATTCTATGATTGTGGTGTTTTACTTTTTCTCCTTTGTTCTCTTCTTGGGGCTTCCTTCTATTTGAGTTGGCAATATATACTTAGTATATAGATTAATTGTTCCGTGTTATTGGGTATGTGATAGGAATTATTGCTACTACGCAAGCCAACTATTCTCCCCAATTCTCAATTTTATCATACTAAGATTAGGATTGTGTGATGCAACTTATAGTGTCTATTCTGAATGCAGCGTTTGGATCAGAAGGGAGTAAGCTTTTGTACACGGACCACACATGATGATAATGCCATAACAAATGCAATTGAAATATATGACAGCTTGAGGTATTTTTCATACCAAGTTATATTTGTCTCTGTTTGAAACATGAACATGGCTTGACATGAAAACTTTTGCAGTGGTGCAACTCATATTATTGCTTCCAATAATGATTGTGGTGTGAGAGAATATGACACAGAAAGGTTTCAGCTTTTGAATAACTTCCAGTTCTCTTGGCCAGTGAATGTAAGCACCTCTAAGAGAAATCTGACTTAtgcagtatattttttttattttattttctttttcaattgcTGCTTGTTAGCTAATTATTCTCTCACTCAGGTTCATTTCAATTTCCCTTTCTTATagttccttctttctttttttcagttggttagaagaaaatataatagaaagaaaaaaaaaacagtaccATAAGTTTCAGGATAAGAACTCTTagaacttaaaaagaaaaccaaaacaaagACACCAAAATACTCAAGTCCTATAACTGTAAAGCCTAGTTAGTGTAGGAGTGTTGTCCAATCTCGTTGCATATCTTATATGTTGATTCCATGAAATAATGATGAACAATAAAGAGAAACCGCGTACGCAATACTCTACCCATGACAAATTTAAAGGATATGATGTACCcttgtaataaaaaatacaagCATTCCTTTCAACTCACATGCACACAAACTATCCAGCCACattgttttgattttcattttttttgtatttccaAACCCTTAAAAGGGGACACGGAGAAACTGATTCATCTCACTTGGACAAACTCATTTCTTGCTCAAAAAGTTGACCTTTGAAGAAGCTTTTGATTTCCAAATGGACTTATATGGAGATAATTTTTCCCTTGTAGGAGGATAAGTGAGAAATTGAAATAAgagttgtttgaaattttgaaaaataccaCAGGAATTCAGATTCCAAATGGCATGTCTTGATTAAAAGGGGAAGTAGAGCATAATCAATTAAAGCCAAAGATGGATTGAAGTTAACTAGTTTccatgttaaattttttcttctaCTGTTTGATTGTCTTAAACTGATTTTCTTGATTTGAGCATGGCAGTTGCATTCACAATTTGTATGAACTTCAACTATTTTTTCTACATCATTTGTACTTCCAAGAAAATGCAGTTTTGATCTGCCTTGATTCCTTATGCAGCACACATCAATCAGTCCAGACCGTAAGCTTATGACTGTTGTTGGAGATAACCTAGATGGGCTGCTGGTGGATCCTCAGAATGGGAAGGTACTTGGTTTCTCTTCATCATACATTGTGTTGGAAATTTTTGTTCAAGTatattctttttgtctttttcccAGTGAATGCTGTCTTTGGTTTAGTTCATGCATTTGCTAATAGAGCTGTATGGGTAGTGAATGTGAAACAAGTAAAACTTTCATTGAACTTATATGCTATATGATATGGTCATACGGGTATTCATTGTTAAACATCTCCAAGGGATAGTGAATGCATGCTAGATATGAAAAGTGTTGGGAAAGGGAGATGAAGATACGAATGTAATGAAATTAAGCATTATGTAGTTAGTTACCTTGTAGTTTTATACTTTCCAAAAACAGCATACCATGCTGAAGAAACTTCCACTAACATCTTTGTGACTTGTTTGATTTCATAGACTGTTGCAACTTTGGTCGGTCATCGAGATTACTCTTTTGCTTCTGCATGGCATCCCAATGGATGTACCTTTGCAACGGGGAATCAGGATAAGACTTGCAGAGTATGGGATGTTAGACACTTGTCTTCTCCTGTTGCCATTCTCAGGGGTAACCTAGGCGCAACCCGTTCTATTCGGTTTTCTTCAGATGGTCAATATATGGTGGTTGCTGAGCCTGCAGATTTTGTGCACGTTTATAGCACAAAGGCAGACTACAAAATACGGCAAGAGATTGATTTCTTTGGGGAAATTTCTGGGGTTTGTCTGAGTCCTGATGATGAGTGTATGTATATTGGAATCTGGGACAGGACATATGCAAGCTTGCTACAGTATAATAGGAAGCACCAATATCAATATCTTGATGCCTACTATTGATCTTTATTCCTGCCAGTTGATTTAGGAAAAATCATTGATGTTGATTTATAGAGCAGTTTGATATTCTAGGTCCTTCTCCTTTCTCAGTACTTGATGTAGGTCAGTCTGATTAATCAAGACCACAGCATCATAAGATAGTTGTACAATGCAATCATGCCTCACCTTACCTTTATTTCTGAGTTTTTGATGTGAATGCCACCTGCAGAAATCACAAAACTGCATGGTTTTAATGTTATATACATAGTCTTCATCTGCATCCAACATTGATTATAGTTTGGTTTATGTTATTTGGAAAGCAAATGGTGTTCGGCTAAGCAACTTCTAAGATGTGGCCGTGCCTTGGCATGTTGAATGTCCTTTTTCTGGATAAATGCTTGGAACAAATTCTTCACTGGTATGTATGTTTTATGTGGACTTAACTAAGTAAAAAATAACTGCAAGTTAATTAGTGTAGTTTATATGAAAATGGTATGTTGAAAACATTTCTCTCCTTTTCTAAATAGTTTATATGTTGTTCATTAAGGAAACGTCATTGAATGCTTCGGGCATCAAGTCTTGTCTTAATATGAATTGAAATCCATGAGAAGGTAAAGAGAATAATAGtaagaagaaagtgaaaaaatgaCTTATATGTGGAAAGGAAACTAAAATGGATAGAAAAATGGTGATGGGTAGTGTGGAAAAACGATGATTTTAAAAAGGaaactaaaaatatctttaatattttaaaaccatttGTTTCATTCGATTTTTTACATACGAGAACTTGATTTTTTGTgagtgaaatttaaaaaagatgaaTTTTCCATCTTCAAGTCTTCTTCATGATTGGAGAGAATTTCATACTGGGTTTCTTCCAAATTTAAGTTCAATTTTCGATTAGCAAATCCAATTTTCTCTACCAAATGTCTTCTactataaattcatttttgagcaaattttattagataacttcgttttttttatcaaaaattatcatagtaaaatttattgagtctattgttCTATTTCCTACGAGACTATTATCATAccacttataaatatataatttgatctAGTTTTATACTTATAGTGAGGTTTTCAAAAGAATTATGTGGAGGAAAGGTTTGAAATTGAATGGTATAACACTGTACTGTTCAGCTGACCCATATGGAACATCATCATCACCTTGAACTgataagaaaacatttatttatttaagaacaCTTAATAAACTGAAAAGTTGTGTGAAGTGATTTGGTGgtatatttttcttcctctaaacACATGGTAGAGTATGATATAAGGAAAAGAATATGTGAACAACAGACAAAAATGGAAAGTGGGAAGGTTCCTGGTTTTAATGTGTTGTCATGCAGATAATAAGGAGATAAAGTGCATGAAATTGAGGTAAAGCTGAGAAAACAAATATGCAGAgataaaaaacacacacacacattgaAATGTGGGTGATTTCCTAGGAGTTAATGTTGTTAGCTAGGAAGCTGATCAATAACATACATTTTCTTTGAGAACAACTTAGTGACATATCACATCacataaaaatgcaaaaaaaaaaaaaatagaatgaatgATTCTCCATTATTTCCATCAAAATGcccctattttatttttcttctctgtttaaaataaagaagtgagaaaaaatatagaaaataatattttaacaccaactTTTGATACTATTTTGATATTGTATACATGTTAAAACATGAttagacgattttaaattaaaaaaaattaaaaaaaaaacatatttaaaagaaaaaaactaattatttttttttaatttgaaatcatccaacccACTATGCAATGTcaaaaaattagtattaatatatattttaaaaagaaatagacACCATTTATGAGCAACAAAGTACCAACTTATCATTCAGAGTTCAAAATGTAGACAAAAGAAGAACAGAATAATAAAGTAGATTTCGTCATCCTTCATCACCCAGCAgagttaaatattaaataaccacattatttaatacatattataaggataaaataattatagaaagacgaaaacttttataattttttaaaaaaaataaaaaaaataaaataattataaaaaataattttaaatgaatataaaaatatatatgtcaaaagtatatttttttacagtAAGTGTCTTgtcagaaaaggaaaaattttgtcatatttttttgaGATCAATTGTTCTTCTAACACAACATTTTAAGTTATtctactttaaatattttaactaatataGTTAGATTCTTTTAACGTAgcatattgaaataataaaaacccTACCAAAAGAGTTTgagattttgtttatttagtatTGAATCAGCACATTTTCATAGGAAAGATTTTAggcaaaatagaaaagaaaaatgtctgTTCTGTTTGACttgttttaactgttataactaaaagattttatGATAAAGATTGAATCTTTGGGAATGGAGATGATttagaaaaaggaaattaaaataggGTTTTGAAGGGATGAAATTTGACAGAGGCAATTGGAAAAATGGGGACAAAAAgacagagaaagagaaagtgtgACAGAAGAATCCCGTGAATGAATTTTGGATCTTATGTTCTGATTTGTGACCACATTCACGCGCAACCCATGTTCGTTGGACCCACACCACaccaacaaaacaaatatattttcttttttttcttgtatttattgaaaaaataa
Coding sequences within:
- the LOC106759434 gene encoding uncharacterized WD repeat-containing protein C2A9.03; this encodes MSNHDDMNPFDQMDEDDFFDEIDYQNHGGDAALDEYEMLTKVTDTSAAQARKGKDIQGIPWERLNISRERYRLTRLEQYRNFENILTSGDAVDKESKQMEKGGNYYEFFYNTRMVKPTILHFQLRNLVWATSKHDVYLVSNYSVNHWSSISGTLSEIINFAGHVAPTERHVGNLLEGFSQTQISTLAVKDKLLVAGGFQGELTCKRLDQKGVSFCTRTTHDDNAITNAIEIYDSLSGATHIIASNNDCGVREYDTERFQLLNNFQFSWPVNHTSISPDRKLMTVVGDNLDGLLVDPQNGKTVATLVGHRDYSFASAWHPNGCTFATGNQDKTCRVWDVRHLSSPVAILRGNLGATRSIRFSSDGQYMVVAEPADFVHVYSTKADYKIRQEIDFFGEISGVCLSPDDECMYIGIWDRTYASLLQYNRKHQYQYLDAYY